From Nitrobacter sp. NHB1, a single genomic window includes:
- a CDS encoding 3-deoxy-manno-octulosonate cytidylyltransferase, translated as MTETRTLVLIPARMAATRLPGKPLLDIGGLPMVVHVLRRAETAGIGRVAVATDTPEIAAAVTAHGGEAIMTRADHPSGSDRVFEALDRLDPDGRVETIVNLQGDFPTIRPEIIRDVLKPLADPAVDIATLAAEIHTDEEATNPNVVKAVGSPVGARRLRALYFTRATAPHGNGPRYHHIGLYAYRRKALQRFVELPPSPLEQQERLEQLRALEGGMRIDIMIVDDVPRGVDTAADLETARRIIASQKSTG; from the coding sequence ATGACCGAGACCCGCACGCTGGTGCTGATTCCGGCCCGCATGGCCGCGACCCGGCTGCCCGGGAAACCGCTGCTGGATATCGGCGGTCTGCCGATGGTGGTCCATGTCCTGCGGCGGGCCGAGACCGCCGGCATCGGCCGCGTCGCCGTCGCCACCGACACTCCCGAGATCGCGGCCGCCGTGACGGCCCATGGCGGCGAAGCGATCATGACGCGCGCCGATCACCCCTCCGGATCCGACCGTGTTTTCGAGGCGCTCGACAGGCTCGACCCCGACGGCCGCGTTGAGACGATCGTCAACCTGCAGGGCGATTTTCCGACCATCCGCCCGGAGATTATCCGCGACGTGCTTAAGCCCCTGGCCGACCCCGCGGTCGATATCGCGACGCTGGCCGCCGAAATCCACACCGACGAGGAGGCCACCAACCCGAATGTCGTCAAGGCCGTGGGATCGCCGGTGGGCGCGCGGCGGCTGCGCGCGCTTTACTTCACCCGCGCCACCGCGCCGCACGGCAACGGCCCGCGCTACCACCACATCGGGCTTTACGCCTACCGCCGCAAAGCGCTGCAACGCTTCGTCGAACTGCCGCCCTCGCCTCTGGAGCAGCAGGAAAGGCTCGAGCAGTTGCGGGCGCTGGAAGGCGGAATGCGGATCGACATCATGATCGTGGACGACGTGCCGCGAGGCGTCGATACCGCGGCCGACCTCGAAACCGCCCGCCGCATAATCGCTAGCCAAAAATCGACCGGCTGA
- a CDS encoding extracellular solute-binding protein produces MAFTRRRLLHGGALIAAAPAIKVLTGASSIEAARAQAGPTDLKWRHGLSLFGDVKYPEGFKHFDYVNPDAPKGGAVRQIGLGTFDNFNPVVSGVKGSIALAVGLIYESLTMPSLDEVSTEYGALAESVAYPDDFSFVVYRLRKEARWHDGKPVTPDDVIFSLNSFKKYHPQYAAYYRHVVKAEKTGERDVTFTFDAPGNRELPQIVGQLMVLPKHWWEGADDAGKRRDISATTLEPPLGSAAYRIKSFEAARSVMLERVKDYWGLNSNFNVGRNNFDELRYDYFRDGTVALEAFKGGQVDWRTENSAKNWATAYDFPAVKEGRVVLEEFPNRSSGVMQAFAPNIRRDKFKDMRVRRALNFAFDFETMNQQLFFGQYKRIASYFEGTELASSGLPGGRELEILEPVRAEIPPEVFTTPYSNPVGGSSQAVRANLREGMKLLKEAGYEVRGGKQVDGKTGAPFEIELLTEDPNFERVLLSYKPSLERMGITVSIRTIDSTQYENRLRTWDFDMVVASWGESLSPGNEQREFWGSRAADMPGSRNIVGIKNPAVDKLIERVIFATDRADLVAATHALDRVLLWNNYVVPQWTYSKVRTARWDRFGRPAEMPKYGLSAFPALWWYDAGKAAKVGNRS; encoded by the coding sequence TTGGCCTTCACCCGACGACGTCTCCTTCATGGCGGAGCCCTGATCGCAGCCGCTCCCGCGATCAAAGTCCTGACCGGAGCTTCATCCATTGAGGCGGCTCGTGCGCAGGCCGGGCCGACCGATCTCAAGTGGCGGCATGGGCTTTCGTTGTTCGGCGATGTGAAATATCCGGAAGGCTTCAAGCATTTCGACTATGTCAATCCGGACGCGCCCAAAGGTGGCGCGGTGCGGCAGATCGGGCTTGGCACCTTCGACAATTTCAACCCGGTCGTGTCGGGCGTGAAGGGCTCGATCGCATTGGCAGTCGGGCTGATCTACGAATCGCTGACGATGCCCTCGCTGGACGAGGTTTCAACGGAGTACGGCGCGCTCGCGGAGTCGGTCGCTTATCCCGACGACTTCTCCTTCGTGGTCTACCGGCTGCGCAAGGAAGCGAGATGGCACGACGGCAAGCCGGTAACGCCGGACGACGTGATTTTCTCGCTTAATTCGTTCAAGAAGTATCACCCCCAATACGCGGCTTACTATCGTCATGTGGTCAAGGCCGAAAAGACCGGCGAGCGCGACGTCACCTTCACCTTCGATGCGCCGGGAAACCGCGAACTGCCGCAGATCGTCGGACAACTGATGGTGCTTCCGAAACACTGGTGGGAAGGCGCCGATGATGCAGGCAAAAGGCGCGACATTTCCGCGACCACGCTGGAGCCGCCGCTCGGCAGCGCTGCCTACAGGATCAAAAGTTTTGAAGCGGCGCGATCGGTCATGCTGGAGCGGGTCAAGGATTACTGGGGCCTGAATTCCAACTTCAATGTCGGCCGCAACAACTTCGACGAATTGCGCTACGACTATTTTCGCGACGGCACCGTCGCGCTCGAAGCCTTCAAGGGCGGCCAGGTCGACTGGCGCACGGAAAACAGCGCCAAGAACTGGGCCACGGCCTACGATTTTCCGGCGGTAAAGGAAGGCCGCGTCGTCCTGGAGGAATTTCCCAATCGCAGTTCGGGCGTGATGCAGGCGTTCGCGCCGAACATCCGCCGCGACAAGTTCAAGGATATGCGGGTGCGGCGGGCGCTGAACTTCGCGTTCGATTTCGAGACCATGAACCAGCAACTGTTCTTCGGGCAATACAAGCGCATCGCGAGCTATTTCGAGGGCACCGAACTGGCATCGAGCGGTCTGCCGGGGGGCAGGGAGCTTGAGATCCTCGAACCCGTTCGCGCCGAAATTCCGCCCGAGGTGTTCACGACACCCTACAGCAATCCGGTCGGCGGCAGTTCACAGGCGGTTCGCGCCAACCTGCGCGAGGGCATGAAGCTCCTGAAGGAGGCGGGATACGAGGTGCGTGGCGGCAAGCAGGTTGACGGCAAGACCGGCGCGCCGTTCGAGATCGAATTGCTGACGGAAGATCCGAACTTCGAACGCGTCCTGCTGTCCTACAAGCCATCGCTGGAGCGCATGGGGATCACCGTCAGCATCCGCACCATTGATTCGACGCAATACGAGAACCGGCTGCGCACCTGGGACTTCGACATGGTCGTAGCTTCCTGGGGCGAATCGCTGTCGCCCGGCAACGAGCAGCGCGAGTTCTGGGGCTCGCGCGCGGCGGACATGCCCGGCTCGCGCAACATCGTCGGCATCAAGAATCCCGCCGTCGACAAGCTGATCGAGCGCGTGATCTTCGCCACGGACCGCGCCGATCTCGTCGCAGCTACCCACGCGCTCGACCGGGTTCTTTTGTGGAATAACTATGTCGTGCCGCAGTGGACTTATTCGAAAGTGCGCACGGCGCGATGGGATCGCTTCGGCCGGCCGGCCGAGATGCCGAAGTACGGTCTTTCGGCCTTCCCGGCGCTGTGGTGGTACGATGCCGGCAAAGCGGCCAAGGTCGGCAATCGATCTTGA
- a CDS encoding c-type cytochrome, translating into MDSSAINKFLGVLLGTCIVLLVMNFAARAIFAPVVPAKPGFKIDVKQEPAAAAKEAKPAAEVPIGKLLQTASAEEGAAATKKCAVCHTFEKGGPNRVGPNLYGIVGEPRGQGRGFNFSAAMKAKGGTWTFDELNKFLTNPREYIPGTAMTFAGLPKDSERADIIAYLNKNSDKPLPLPAASK; encoded by the coding sequence ATGGACTCCTCCGCTATCAATAAATTTCTCGGTGTGCTCCTGGGCACTTGCATCGTTCTGCTGGTCATGAATTTCGCCGCCCGCGCGATTTTCGCGCCGGTGGTGCCGGCGAAGCCGGGTTTCAAAATTGACGTCAAGCAAGAACCGGCTGCGGCTGCCAAGGAAGCCAAGCCGGCGGCGGAGGTTCCGATCGGAAAGCTGCTGCAAACCGCATCGGCCGAGGAGGGCGCCGCCGCGACCAAGAAGTGCGCCGTCTGCCATACCTTCGAGAAGGGCGGACCGAACCGTGTGGGTCCGAATCTCTACGGCATCGTCGGCGAGCCGCGCGGCCAGGGCCGCGGGTTCAACTTCTCGGCGGCCATGAAGGCCAAGGGCGGCACCTGGACCTTCGACGAACTGAACAAGTTCCTCACCAACCCGAGGGAATACATCCCCGGCACTGCCATGACCTTTGCTGGCCTGCCGAAGGACAGCGAGCGTGCCGACATCATTGCCTATCTGAACAAGAACTCCGACAAGCCGCTGCCGCTGCCGGCTGCCTCGAAGTAG
- a CDS encoding prephenate dehydratase, with protein MTKTMTIAFQGEPGANSHIAIAEAYPDAEPLPCATFEDALAAIASGEADLGMIPIENSVAGRVADIHHLLPQSGLFIVGEYFLPVRHQLMAPRGATLADIKTVESHVHALGQCRRIIRKLGIRPIISGDTAGAARIVAERGDRSCASIASRLAAQIHHLDILAEDVEDEAHNTTRFVVLAREANWARQGSGPLVTSFVFRVRNLPAALYKAMGGFATNGVNMTKLESYMVDGNFFATQFYADVEGHPDDRGLAFALEELNFFSKEFRIVGVYPGHPFRATFCEQAD; from the coding sequence ATGACCAAGACCATGACAATCGCATTCCAGGGCGAGCCCGGGGCGAATTCCCACATCGCCATCGCCGAAGCCTATCCCGATGCCGAGCCGTTGCCGTGCGCGACCTTCGAGGATGCGCTCGCCGCGATCGCCTCGGGCGAAGCCGACCTCGGCATGATTCCGATCGAGAATTCGGTGGCTGGCCGCGTCGCCGACATTCACCACCTGCTGCCGCAGTCCGGATTGTTCATCGTCGGCGAATACTTCCTGCCGGTCCGGCATCAACTGATGGCGCCGCGTGGCGCAACGCTGGCCGACATCAAGACCGTCGAAAGTCACGTTCACGCGCTGGGGCAATGCCGCCGCATCATCCGCAAGCTCGGCATCAGGCCGATCATCTCGGGCGATACCGCGGGCGCAGCCCGTATCGTCGCCGAACGCGGCGACAGGAGCTGTGCATCGATCGCCTCGCGCCTCGCCGCGCAAATCCACCATCTCGATATTCTCGCCGAAGACGTCGAGGACGAGGCCCACAACACCACGCGTTTCGTGGTGCTGGCGCGCGAGGCCAACTGGGCCAGACAGGGATCGGGACCACTGGTCACCAGTTTCGTCTTCCGGGTGCGCAACCTGCCTGCCGCGCTCTACAAGGCCATGGGCGGCTTCGCCACCAACGGCGTCAACATGACAAAACTCGAAAGCTACATGGTCGACGGCAATTTTTTCGCGACGCAGTTCTATGCCGACGTCGAAGGCCACCCCGACGACCGCGGCCTCGCTTTTGCGCTGGAGGAACTGAACTTCTTCTCCAAGGAGTTTCGCATCGTCGGGGTCTATCCGGGCCACCCGTTCCGCGCCACCTTCTGCGAACAGGCGGACTGA
- a CDS encoding microcin C ABC transporter permease YejB: MSAYIARRILLMIPTLLGILFVSFVVVQFAPGGPVERVIAQLSGADTGAMSRISGSSGGDFGARGQVGASSDAINSKYRGAQGLDPAFIKSLEKQFGFDKPAPERFLLMVWNFSRFDFGKSYFRDTTVIQLIKEKLPVSMSLGIWMTLLTYLISIPLGIRKAVKDGSRFDTWTSAVIIVGFAIPGFLFAILLIILFAGGSFFSIFPLRGLTSDGWSQFPWYWKILDYFWHLTLPIISMALGAFATMTLLTKNSFLDEIRKQYVITARAKGCSERQVLYNHVFRNAMLIVIAGFPGAFVHAFFSGSLLIETIFSLDGLGLLGFESVLNRDYPVVFGTLFIFSLVGLAINLISDLTYMWIDPRIDFEAREV, translated from the coding sequence ATGAGCGCATATATCGCCCGCCGCATTCTGCTGATGATTCCCACATTGCTGGGCATCCTGTTCGTGTCGTTCGTCGTGGTGCAGTTCGCGCCCGGCGGTCCGGTCGAGCGGGTGATCGCGCAACTGAGCGGTGCGGACACCGGCGCGATGTCGCGCATTTCCGGATCGTCCGGCGGCGATTTCGGCGCGCGCGGCCAGGTCGGAGCGTCGTCCGACGCCATCAATTCGAAGTATCGCGGCGCCCAGGGACTCGATCCCGCCTTCATCAAGAGTCTTGAAAAGCAGTTCGGCTTCGACAAACCGGCGCCGGAACGCTTTCTGCTGATGGTGTGGAATTTCTCCCGCTTCGATTTCGGCAAGAGCTACTTCCGCGACACCACCGTGATCCAGCTCATCAAGGAAAAGCTGCCGGTCTCGATGTCGCTCGGCATCTGGATGACGCTTTTGACCTACCTGATTTCGATTCCGCTCGGAATCCGCAAAGCGGTCAAGGACGGATCGCGCTTCGACACCTGGACCTCGGCGGTGATTATCGTCGGCTTTGCGATCCCCGGCTTTCTGTTCGCGATCCTGCTCATTATCCTGTTTGCCGGAGGATCGTTCTTCAGCATCTTTCCTTTGCGCGGATTGACGTCGGACGGCTGGAGCCAGTTCCCCTGGTACTGGAAAATCCTCGATTATTTCTGGCACCTCACGCTGCCTATCATCTCGATGGCGCTGGGTGCCTTCGCCACGATGACGCTGCTGACCAAGAACTCGTTCCTCGACGAAATCCGTAAGCAATATGTGATTACGGCGCGCGCCAAGGGCTGTAGCGAGCGGCAGGTGCTTTACAATCACGTGTTCCGCAACGCCATGTTGATCGTTATCGCCGGTTTTCCCGGCGCGTTCGTTCACGCCTTCTTTTCAGGCTCGCTTTTGATCGAAACCATCTTTTCGCTCGACGGGCTCGGCCTTTTGGGGTTTGAGAGCGTGCTCAATCGCGACTATCCGGTGGTGTTCGGCACGCTGTTCATCTTTTCGCTGGTCGGGCTTGCGATCAACCTGATCTCCGATCTGACCTACATGTGGATCGATCCGCGGATCGACTTCGAGGCGCGGGAAGTCTGA
- the metF gene encoding methylenetetrahydrofolate reductase [NAD(P)H] — MTDASTPVHNGPAAQKRPAISFEFFPPKTEEMERNLWDTITRLAPLDPNFVSVTYGAGGSTRERTHSTIARILSETELRPAAHLTCVGAARGEIDEIVSRYHDIGVRHIVALRGDPPGGIGTAYSTHPDGYRSSADLVAGIKRQYGDIEVSVSAYPEKHPESRDIDADLDVLNAKVDAGAARAITQVFFDNDLYLRYLDRVRARGIFIPIVPGIMPMHNFRQARAFVTKAGTTVPSWLAEKFEGLDDDPETRKLVAATVAAGQVQKLAKRGVDTFHFYTMNRADLVFTVCHLLGIRPDAARKAA, encoded by the coding sequence ATGACCGACGCTTCCACCCCGGTGCATAATGGCCCTGCGGCGCAAAAACGCCCGGCGATCTCGTTCGAGTTCTTCCCGCCCAAGACCGAGGAGATGGAGCGTAATCTGTGGGACACCATTACCCGCCTCGCGCCTCTTGATCCGAACTTTGTCTCCGTCACCTACGGAGCTGGCGGCTCGACGCGCGAGCGCACCCATTCGACCATCGCGCGCATCCTGTCCGAGACCGAGCTTCGGCCGGCGGCGCATCTCACTTGCGTCGGCGCGGCGCGCGGGGAAATCGACGAGATCGTCAGCCGCTATCACGACATCGGCGTCCGCCATATCGTTGCGCTGCGCGGAGACCCGCCGGGCGGCATCGGCACCGCCTACAGCACCCATCCCGATGGCTATCGCAGTTCGGCCGACCTCGTCGCCGGCATCAAACGGCAATACGGCGATATCGAAGTCTCGGTCTCGGCCTATCCCGAAAAGCATCCGGAAAGTCGCGACATCGATGCCGACCTCGATGTCCTCAATGCCAAGGTCGATGCCGGCGCCGCCCGCGCCATCACCCAGGTCTTTTTCGACAACGACCTCTACCTTCGCTATCTCGATCGCGTCCGCGCCCGCGGCATCTTTATTCCGATCGTGCCCGGCATCATGCCGATGCACAACTTCAGGCAGGCGAGAGCCTTCGTGACCAAGGCGGGCACCACCGTGCCATCGTGGCTCGCTGAAAAGTTCGAGGGCCTCGACGACGATCCGGAAACGCGCAAGCTGGTCGCGGCCACCGTGGCGGCGGGCCAGGTGCAGAAACTCGCCAAGCGCGGCGTCGATACCTTCCACTTCTACACCATGAACCGCGCCGACCTCGTATTCACGGTCTGCCATCTGCTCGGCATCCGGCCGGACGCCGCGCGGAAGGCGGCATAG
- a CDS encoding extracellular solute-binding protein, whose protein sequence is MSQPSRRQVIGLGIGAAGVAWFRPAIATPAAGAETESQGESHGMSAFGDLKYPADFHHFDYVNVDAPKGGLFSTIPSSRAFNQSFQTFNSLNAFILKGDGAQGMGMTFTSLMARAGDEPDAMYGLAAKSVRISADGLTYRFAMRPEMRFHDGQKLTARDAAFSLMVLKTKGHPLITQQMRDMVSAEAPDDATLIVTFAAKRGRDVPPFIAGLPIFSRSYYTSHPFEESTLDVPLGSGPYKVGRFESNRFIEFDRVKDWWGADLPVCRGAYNFDTVRFDFYRDRDVAFEGFTGHSYLYREEFTSRIWNTRYDFPAMTEGRVKREKLPDETPSGAQGWFINTRRDKFRDPRVREALDCAFDFEWTNKSIMYGAYVRTVSPFQNSDLMASGLPSPEEAALLEPFRGKVPDEVFGLPFVPPVSDGSGQDRKLLRRAVQLLSDAGFPIKDGKRMTPRGEVFRVEFLLDEPAFQAHHMPYIKNLGTLGIEATLRLVDPVQARARRDDFDFDMVIERFGFSTVPGDSLRPFFSSQAARTKGSNNLAGISDPAVDSLVEQVIAADTRARLVFAARALDRVIRAGRYWVPQWYSNVHRLAYWDVFGHPPRLPKYLGVMAPDIWWSAPAKPVSSGQAK, encoded by the coding sequence ATGAGCCAGCCCAGCCGCCGGCAGGTGATCGGTCTCGGAATCGGTGCGGCGGGCGTGGCCTGGTTCCGGCCGGCTATCGCTACACCCGCGGCCGGCGCGGAGACCGAATCCCAAGGTGAATCTCATGGCATGTCGGCGTTCGGCGACCTGAAATATCCGGCCGATTTCCATCACTTCGACTACGTCAATGTTGACGCGCCGAAAGGCGGCCTGTTTTCGACCATTCCGTCGAGCCGCGCCTTCAATCAATCGTTCCAGACCTTCAATTCGCTCAATGCCTTTATTTTGAAGGGCGACGGCGCGCAGGGCATGGGCATGACGTTCACGTCGCTGATGGCGCGGGCCGGCGACGAGCCCGATGCGATGTATGGACTGGCCGCGAAGTCGGTGCGCATCTCGGCCGACGGACTGACCTACCGCTTCGCGATGCGGCCGGAGATGCGGTTTCATGACGGGCAAAAACTGACCGCGCGCGATGCCGCGTTCTCTCTGATGGTCTTGAAGACCAAGGGGCATCCCCTGATCACGCAGCAGATGCGCGACATGGTGAGCGCGGAAGCACCCGACGACGCGACGCTGATCGTGACCTTCGCAGCCAAGCGCGGACGCGACGTGCCGCCGTTCATCGCCGGCCTGCCGATCTTTTCGCGGTCCTATTACACTTCGCATCCGTTCGAGGAATCGACGCTCGACGTCCCGCTCGGCAGCGGGCCGTACAAGGTCGGCCGGTTCGAGTCGAACCGTTTCATCGAGTTCGACCGGGTCAAGGACTGGTGGGGCGCCGACCTTCCGGTCTGCCGCGGTGCTTACAATTTCGATACGGTGCGGTTCGATTTTTATCGCGATCGCGACGTGGCTTTTGAAGGCTTCACCGGCCACAGCTACCTGTACCGCGAGGAATTCACCTCCCGCATCTGGAATACCCGCTACGATTTTCCGGCGATGACCGAGGGCCGCGTCAAGCGCGAGAAGTTACCCGACGAGACGCCGTCCGGCGCGCAGGGCTGGTTCATCAATACCCGCCGCGACAAGTTTAGGGATCCGCGCGTTCGCGAGGCGCTCGACTGCGCCTTCGATTTCGAGTGGACCAACAAGAGCATCATGTACGGCGCCTACGTGCGGACGGTGTCGCCGTTCCAGAATTCCGACCTGATGGCGAGCGGCCTGCCGTCGCCGGAGGAAGCGGCGTTGCTGGAGCCGTTCCGCGGCAAGGTGCCGGACGAGGTGTTCGGCCTGCCGTTCGTGCCGCCGGTATCCGACGGCTCGGGACAGGACCGCAAGCTGTTGCGCAGGGCCGTGCAACTGCTCAGCGATGCGGGCTTTCCCATCAAGGATGGCAAGCGGATGACGCCGCGGGGCGAGGTCTTTCGCGTCGAGTTCCTGCTCGATGAGCCGGCGTTCCAGGCCCATCATATGCCCTACATCAAGAATCTCGGGACGCTCGGCATCGAGGCGACGCTGCGGCTGGTCGATCCCGTGCAGGCGAGGGCACGGCGCGACGATTTCGATTTCGACATGGTGATCGAACGTTTCGGCTTCTCGACCGTTCCGGGCGATTCGCTGCGGCCGTTCTTTTCGTCGCAGGCAGCAAGGACCAAGGGATCGAACAACCTCGCCGGCATTTCGGATCCCGCGGTCGACTCCCTGGTGGAGCAGGTGATCGCCGCCGATACCCGCGCCAGGCTCGTGTTCGCCGCGCGCGCGCTGGACCGCGTCATTCGCGCCGGCCGTTACTGGGTGCCGCAATGGTATTCGAACGTGCACCGGCTGGCCTATTGGGATGTGTTCGGACATCCGCCGCGCTTGCCGAAATATCTCGGCGTGATGGCGCCTGACATCTGGTGGTCGGCGCCGGCCAAACCGGTATCGTCCGGGCAGGCAAAATAG